Proteins from a genomic interval of Musa acuminata AAA Group cultivar baxijiao chromosome BXJ1-9, Cavendish_Baxijiao_AAA, whole genome shotgun sequence:
- the LOC135594293 gene encoding disease resistance protein Pik-2-like, whose product MEAFAMGFAEGVTTSLLGKLGNILAEEAGLLAGVEDDIQYIMEELKSMDSFLAVLSSSLDHNKQVKAWMDQVRDLAYDAEDCVDMFRHRLRRPRHQHPLAGVLLRTVRLLRTLEARHSIATDLRKLKLRARDVSERRARYALGIGPSPGGARSFSSSTASSSSGLLRRCASFVKEVGHMGMDHYKRKIVGRLMEENDPQLKVISIVGIGGLGKTTLAKMVYQSSAVTGGYFQARAWIEMPRCFKIEPLLRNMIRQFSSRGQQILDILGVDPMNPGAKMERVLEQHLDKMGETQLVTAMVDYLKDKRYVIVLDDMWTVHAWDHIKSALPSSTNGSWIIVTTRNEAVPNACGSSSHCFIYNISPLTPKLSNKLFCERAFPGPIATCPRGMKNLTEDMVKNCSGIPLSIVTVAGLIAAKPDMTPVDWQNLQNHLPFRPKTNIIPEKIKRILLLCYIDLPHHLRPCFLYLTVFPKDYDVERKRLVRRWVAEGLVSGSRGMSAEEAAEGYFIELINRRLIQPSKITGDGKVKTCRVHDIMLEVIDSITSEENFVTVLHEHSTPMLHGKIRRLSLHGMITQIHGVRVSHVRSLTVFGDGIPFHNYGKMRLLRVLDLQGCEGLRHNHLKNISQLFLLSFLSLRNTSVEKLPDSIGDLQNLQTLDIRGTGIKKFPGAAVKLKKLAYLLAGTKFHFEANRVEFSGSWSYESLTMPTGVGKMKGLRKLGLITVTN is encoded by the coding sequence ATGGAAGCCTTTGCTATGGGGTTCGCGGAGGGCGTCACTACGTCCCTCTTAGGGAAGCTAGGAAACATCCTGGCAGAAGAAGCAGGATTGCTTGCAGGCGTCGAAGATGACATACAGTACATAATGGAAGAGCTCAAGAGCATGGACTCCTTCCTGGCCGTCCTGTCTTCCTCGTTGGATCATAACAAGCAAGTGAAAGCATGGATGGATCAAGTTAGAGATTTGGCTTACGATGCCGAGGATTGCGTTGACATGTTCCGACATCGTCTCCGGAGGCctcgccaccagcatccactggcAGGCGTGCTCCTCCGTACTGTTCGCTTGCTGAGGACACTCGAAGCACGTCACTCTATCGCAACTGACCTGCGCAAGCTAAAGCTCCGCGCTCGCGATGTGAGCGAGAGGCGTGCACGCTACGCCCTCGGAATTGGCCCTTCTCCGGGAGGCGCAAGAAGTTTCAGCTCAAGTACTGCCTCCAGCTCTTCTGGTCTTCTTCGACGTTGTGCTTCTTTTGTGAAGGAAGTTGGACACATGGGCATGGATCATTACAAGCGTAAGATTGTTGGGCGGCTAATGGAGGAGAACGATCCCCAACTCAAGGTAATTTCTATCGTCGGCATTGGTGGATTGGGCAAGACGACTCTGGCAAAGATGGTATATCAAAGCTCGGCCGTCACCGGCGGCTACTTCCAAGCCCGCGCATGGATTGAGATGCCACGATGTTTCAAGATCGAGCCACTTCTCCGAAACATGATTCGACAATTCTCCTCCAGGGGTCAGCAGATCCTAGATATCTTGGGGGTTGATCCCATGAATCCGGGAGCGAAAATGGAGCGAGTTCTGGAGCAACATCTGGACAAGATGGGAGAGACGCAACTGGTGACGGCGATGGTGGATTATCTCAAGGACAAGAGGTATGTGATTGTTCTTGATGACATGTGGACTGTCCATGCATGGGATCATATCAAGTCTGCATTACCTTCCAGTACTAATGGTAGTTGGATCATCGTGACAACCCGCAATGAGGCGGTGCCAAAtgcctgtggctcttcttcccatTGTTTCATCTATAACATCTCACCCCTCACGCCTAAGCTGTCAAACAAGCTGTTCTGCGAAAGAGCATTTCCTGGCCCCATCGCTACTTGTCCTCGAGGTATGAAAAATCTTACGGAAGATATGGTGAAAAATTGTAGTGGAATTCCATTGTCCATTGTCActgtagctggtcttatagctgctaagCCTGATATGACGCCGGTGGACTGGCAAAACTTGCAAAACCATCTTCCTTTCCGTCCGAAGACCAATATCATTCCGGAGAAAATAAAACGTATACTGCTTCTATGTTACATCGATTTGCCTCATCATCTCAGGCCCTGCTTCTTGTACCTCACTGTTTTTCCCAAAGATTATGACGTTGAACGGAAGCGTTTGGTGAGAAGATGGGTGGCTGAAGGTCTCGTGAGTGGAAGCCGTGGCATGTCCGCCGAGGAGGCTGCGGAGGGCTACTTTATCGAGTTGATCAATCGCAGGTTAATCCAGCCATCAAAGATCACCGGTGACGGGAAGGTGAAAACTTGTCGAGTCCATGACATCATGCTGGAGGTAATCGACTCCATAACTTCCGAGGAGAACTTCGTTACGGTGCTTCACGAGCATTCCACGCCGATGCTACATGGTAAGATTAGGCGGTTGTCACTCCATGGCATGATCACCCAAATACATGGTGTCCGCGTATCCCACGTCCGGTCGCTCACCGTGTTTGGTGACGGCATACCATTCCACAACTATGGAAAGATGAGACTACTGAGGGTGTTGGACTTGCAAGGATGCGAGGGTCTCCGTCACAATCACCTCAAGAACATCTCCCAGTTGTTTCTTTTGAGCTTCCTATCTCTGAGAAACACTTCTGTAGAGAAGCTGCCAGATTCGATCGGAGATCTGCAGAACCTGCAGACTCTGGACATCAGAGGAACAGGCATCAAGAAGTTCCCCGGTGCGGCTGTCAAACTAAAGAAGTTGGCCTATCTTCTGGCGGGCACCAAATTCCATTTTGAAGCTAACAGAGTCGAGTTTTCCGGCAGTTGGTCCTATGAGAGTTTGACGATGCCGACAGGTGTAGGGAAGATGAAAGGGCTGCGAAAGTTGGGACTAATAACTGTTACCAACTAG